The following proteins are encoded in a genomic region of Myxosarcina sp. GI1:
- a CDS encoding alpha/beta hydrolase, giving the protein MKIFKLVLAIALASYGIAIFKPQSVSAANKITFSLSILGEFQVSIDDLAVFARKGTITPEFAYYTDRLDRKTVRRLRQILQTNFAVDPVTVYRLTNMPMGEDFLRRLGSIIYTHPQENGIFAIRSALILAASEPEGLTTINFLRHFPTEEMQLNTEIIFSLIKETENFFQYKDAILKAIAKQAKTEITSQKKLNFNNLPDLLQPGKYQVRQREINFSVDDLRQTATGFAGAYDLNADIYLPIGLKQAAPLAIIAHGLGSERSDFAYLAKHLASYGYIVVIPEHSGSSGKYKEAYLQGEVGVDISPIEFYSRPRDITHLLNKLEQSADFQRRIDWQQIGIIGHSFGGTTALLTAGAPLNLARLHKICQQERFTLNISLFLQCRASNLPPGNYNLQDSRIKAAIALNPVTSSVLGPESIQRINIPTLFIGGTKDFVSPFVEEQAHPFLWLTTADKYLATIVNGSHFSTINEENIAGINDFLKGFRPDLGRKYLKALSLAFFEAHVRQVFQARSYLTAAYAKKISNRELPLYLIQSLTPEQIASAYGKTPPTSPIPQPLATVEPLQNRDVLAEIARTGMLKVAMRTDAAPFGYIERDRWAGYCADLATAFGDRLSQELNTAKPIKVIKVPSSLANRFELVKQETVHLECGPNSIVNNKEVVFSDPFFSSGTRFLVNGNNATKLDLENPLEGIKLGVLQGTTTQKFVERNYPDAEIFTYESNDGRSKGIQAVKNGDIDAFVSDIVLLTGEIDRQGLKRNNYQTIPEYPLTCEYYGLILPAGDERWRYWVNTFIRDRATKEQVFDRWLGDYYNRAIADLDYCQNRR; this is encoded by the coding sequence ATGAAAATATTCAAACTAGTATTAGCGATCGCCCTGGCTAGCTACGGGATTGCTATATTTAAACCTCAATCGGTAAGCGCAGCTAATAAAATTACTTTTTCCCTGTCTATTTTAGGAGAATTTCAGGTTTCAATAGACGATCTGGCAGTTTTTGCCCGAAAAGGAACGATTACACCAGAGTTTGCTTATTATACCGACCGTTTAGATCGCAAAACCGTTCGGCGGTTACGCCAAATTTTGCAAACAAATTTTGCTGTCGATCCTGTAACTGTTTATCGATTAACTAATATGCCTATGGGTGAAGACTTTCTCAGACGGTTGGGAAGCATAATTTATACTCATCCCCAGGAAAACGGTATTTTTGCCATTCGCTCTGCTTTAATCTTAGCTGCTTCAGAACCTGAAGGCTTGACAACAATTAATTTTTTACGGCATTTTCCCACAGAAGAAATGCAGCTAAACACTGAGATAATTTTTTCTCTAATCAAAGAAACAGAAAACTTTTTTCAGTACAAAGATGCAATTTTAAAAGCGATCGCCAAACAGGCAAAAACGGAAATAACATCTCAAAAAAAGCTAAATTTCAACAATTTACCAGATTTACTTCAGCCAGGAAAATACCAAGTCAGGCAGCGCGAAATAAATTTTTCGGTTGACGATCTGCGTCAAACTGCTACTGGTTTTGCTGGTGCTTACGATCTAAATGCAGATATTTATCTACCAATAGGATTAAAGCAGGCTGCACCCTTAGCGATTATAGCTCACGGTTTGGGTTCCGAGCGTTCTGATTTTGCCTATCTAGCCAAACATTTAGCATCTTACGGTTATATAGTTGTCATTCCCGAACACAGCGGTAGTAGCGGCAAGTATAAAGAAGCATACTTACAAGGTGAAGTAGGGGTAGATATTAGTCCCATTGAATTTTATAGTCGTCCGCGAGATATAACTCATCTACTGAATAAACTGGAACAATCTGCCGACTTCCAACGACGGATCGACTGGCAGCAAATTGGAATTATCGGACATTCTTTCGGTGGCACTACTGCTCTACTAACGGCTGGCGCACCGCTTAATTTAGCTAGACTACACAAGATTTGTCAGCAGGAACGTTTTACTCTTAATATTTCTCTATTCTTGCAGTGTCGCGCCAGTAATTTACCGCCAGGAAACTACAATTTACAAGATTCTCGAATAAAAGCCGCGATCGCTCTCAATCCCGTAACTAGCTCGGTATTGGGACCAGAAAGTATTCAACGCATCAATATTCCCACTTTGTTTATAGGCGGAACGAAAGATTTTGTCTCGCCATTTGTTGAAGAACAGGCACATCCTTTTTTATGGTTGACAACTGCCGATAAATATTTGGCAACTATAGTCAATGGCAGTCATTTTTCTACTATTAACGAAGAAAATATTGCAGGAATTAACGATTTTTTGAAAGGTTTTCGTCCCGATTTAGGTAGAAAGTATCTCAAGGCTTTAAGTCTGGCTTTTTTTGAAGCTCATGTTCGCCAAGTTTTCCAAGCTCGATCTTATCTTACCGCCGCATATGCTAAGAAAATTAGTAATCGAGAGTTGCCACTGTATTTGATTCAATCTCTAACTCCAGAACAAATAGCATCTGCCTACGGTAAAACTCCTCCAACATCACCCATACCTCAACCTTTAGCAACGGTAGAACCTTTACAAAATCGCGACGTTTTAGCAGAAATTGCCCGAACGGGCATGCTTAAAGTTGCTATGAGAACTGACGCTGCTCCTTTTGGCTATATCGAGCGCGATCGCTGGGCTGGTTATTGTGCCGATTTAGCTACTGCCTTTGGCGATCGCCTGAGCCAAGAACTGAACACAGCTAAACCCATCAAAGTAATTAAAGTACCATCTTCTTTAGCCAATAGATTTGAACTGGTAAAACAAGAGACAGTTCATTTAGAATGCGGTCCTAATTCTATAGTTAACAATAAAGAAGTAGTTTTCTCCGATCCTTTCTTTAGTAGTGGAACCCGTTTTTTAGTCAATGGCAATAACGCAACTAAACTCGATCTTGAAAATCCGCTTGAGGGTATTAAGCTTGGTGTTTTACAAGGGACTACTACCCAAAAGTTTGTAGAACGAAATTATCCCGATGCAGAAATATTTACTTATGAAAGTAATGATGGCAGAAGCAAAGGAATTCAAGCCGTCAAAAATGGCGATATAGACGCTTTTGTTAGCGATATAGTTTTACTGACAGGCGAAATAGACCGCCAGGGTTTGAAGAGAAACAACTATCAAACCAT